From Psychroflexus torquis ATCC 700755, the proteins below share one genomic window:
- the rplR gene encoding 50S ribosomal protein L18 → MGFSKEKRRHKIRKRIRKTITGTPVKPRLSVFRSNNEIYAQLIDDVNAITVASASSRDKGIDVANKTKSEASVIVGEAIAKKALDKKIDSISFDRSGYLYHGRVKSLAEGARKGGLKF, encoded by the coding sequence ATGGGATTTTCTAAAGAAAAAAGAAGACACAAGATACGCAAGCGTATAAGAAAGACTATTACTGGTACTCCAGTAAAACCAAGACTTTCCGTATTCAGAAGTAATAACGAGATCTATGCGCAATTGATTGACGATGTAAATGCAATAACAGTTGCATCTGCATCATCAAGAGATAAAGGAATTGACGTTGCTAACAAAACAAAAAGCGAAGCTTCTGTTATTGTTGGTGAGGCCATAGCCAAAAAGGCTTTGGATAAGAAGATTGATTCAATTTCTTTCGATAGGAGTGGTTATTTATACCACGGTAGAGTTAAATCATTAGCCGAAGGTGCTCGTAAGGGAGGCTTAAAATTCTAA
- the rplF gene encoding 50S ribosomal protein L6, with product MSRIGYSPISIPDGVTVDLTVDTITVKGKLGELKQTFQEITVKIEDNEIFFERPSDKKTHKAKHGLYRSLVFNMIEGVTKGFTKELELVGVGYRATNQGQKLDIAVGFSHNIVLNLASEVQLETISEKGKNPIIKLTSFDKQLVSQVAAKIRSFRRPEPYKGKGIKYVGEYIRRKAGKSA from the coding sequence ATGTCAAGAATAGGTTACAGTCCAATTAGTATTCCAGATGGTGTTACAGTCGACTTAACAGTCGATACTATAACAGTAAAGGGTAAGCTTGGTGAGTTGAAACAAACTTTCCAAGAAATTACGGTCAAGATAGAGGATAATGAAATATTTTTTGAAAGACCTTCCGATAAAAAAACACATAAAGCTAAGCATGGTCTTTATAGATCTCTAGTGTTTAATATGATAGAAGGAGTTACTAAAGGTTTTACTAAAGAATTAGAACTTGTTGGAGTTGGTTACAGAGCTACCAATCAAGGTCAAAAATTAGATATCGCCGTTGGTTTTTCTCATAACATTGTTTTAAATTTAGCGTCTGAAGTACAACTCGAAACTATTTCAGAAAAAGGTAAGAATCCAATTATAAAATTAACGTCATTTGACAAACAACTTGTTTCACAAGTCGCTGCTAAAATTCGTTCATTTAGAAGACCAGAACCTTATAAAGGAAAAGGTATTAAATATGTTGGTGAATATATAAGAAGAAAAGCAGGTAAATCAGCTTAA
- the rpsH gene encoding 30S ribosomal protein S8 produces the protein MNIDPVADYLTRVRNAVLATHRVVEIPASNLKKEITKILFDQGYILSYKFIDADNQGVIKIALKYDKFTNDPVIKKLQRVSRPGLRKYSGSEEIPRVLNGLGISIVSTSNGVMTGRQAQREHVGGEILCYVY, from the coding sequence ATGAATATTGATCCAGTTGCAGATTATTTAACTAGAGTTAGAAACGCAGTTTTGGCCACTCACAGAGTTGTTGAAATACCGGCTTCTAACCTAAAAAAGGAGATCACAAAAATTTTGTTCGATCAGGGATATATTTTAAGTTATAAGTTTATTGATGCCGATAATCAAGGTGTTATTAAGATAGCTTTAAAATATGATAAGTTTACAAACGATCCGGTAATCAAAAAATTACAGAGAGTGAGTAGACCTGGTTTGAGAAAGTATTCCGGTTCCGAGGAAATCCCTAGAGTCTTAAATGGCTTAGGAATTTCAATTGTATCAACTTCTAATGGAGTTATGACAGGAAGACAAGCTCAGAGAGAACATGTTGGAGGTGAAATTCTTTGTTACGTATACTAA
- the rpsN gene encoding 30S ribosomal protein S14 → MAKESMKAREVKRQKTVEKYAEKRKALKEAGDFEGLQKLPKNASPVRMHNRCKLTGRPKGYMRQFGLSRVTFREMANQGLIPGVKKASW, encoded by the coding sequence ATGGCAAAAGAATCAATGAAAGCCCGTGAGGTGAAACGCCAGAAAACGGTTGAAAAATACGCCGAAAAAAGAAAAGCTTTGAAAGAAGCTGGAGATTTTGAAGGTTTACAAAAACTACCTAAGAATGCTTCTCCTGTGAGAATGCATAACCGATGTAAGCTTACAGGTAGACCTAAGGGATATATGAGACAATTTGGTCTTTCTCGAGTTACTTTTAGAGAAATGGCTAATCAAGGTCTTATTCCAGGGGTAAAAAAAGCAAGTTGGTAA
- the rplE gene encoding 50S ribosomal protein L5, with protein MSYVPRLKEEYNSKILPALREEFSYSNPMEVPRLKKIVLSRGVGAAIADKKLIDHSIEEFSTITGQKAVQTISKKDVASFKLRKGMPIGVKVTLRGYRMYEFLDRLITSALPRVRDFSGIKSDGFDGRGNYNLGIIEQIIFPEINIDRVNRIQGMDISFVTSADTDQEAKSLLTELGLPFKKK; from the coding sequence ATGAGTTACGTACCAAGATTAAAAGAAGAATATAACAGCAAAATACTTCCTGCTCTTCGTGAAGAGTTTAGTTATTCCAATCCTATGGAGGTGCCAAGACTTAAAAAAATAGTTTTAAGTAGAGGTGTTGGTGCTGCAATTGCTGATAAAAAATTGATAGATCATTCTATCGAAGAGTTTTCAACAATTACAGGTCAGAAAGCTGTTCAGACTATATCAAAAAAGGATGTTGCCTCTTTCAAATTAAGAAAGGGAATGCCTATAGGTGTTAAAGTAACTTTACGTGGATATAGAATGTATGAATTTTTGGATAGATTAATCACTTCAGCTTTACCACGAGTAAGAGATTTCAGCGGTATCAAATCAGATGGATTTGATGGAAGAGGAAATTACAACTTAGGTATTATTGAGCAAATAATCTTTCCGGAAATAAACATTGATAGAGTGAATAGAATTCAAGGGATGGATATAAGTTTTGTCACATCAGCAGATACTGATCAAGAGGCAAAATCATTATTGACTGAATTGGGATTACCATTTAAAAAGAAATAA
- the rplX gene encoding 50S ribosomal protein L24, producing MKRSRIKKGDQVRVIAGDHKGQEGKILDILVKKEKAIVEAINMISKHQKPSATNPQGGITKKEAPIHMSNLSLITKEGKSTRLGTKVEDGKRIRVAKKTNEAI from the coding sequence ATGAAAAGAAGTAGAATAAAAAAAGGTGATCAAGTAAGAGTAATTGCTGGTGATCATAAAGGACAAGAAGGTAAGATACTTGATATACTTGTTAAAAAAGAAAAGGCTATTGTTGAAGCAATCAACATGATTTCTAAACATCAAAAGCCCTCTGCAACTAATCCACAAGGTGGAATTACTAAGAAAGAAGCCCCAATCCACATGTCTAATTTATCTCTTATCACTAAAGAAGGTAAGAGTACAAGATTAGGTACTAAAGTTGAAGATGGCAAAAGGATTAGAGTTGCTAAGAAAACCAATGAAGCTATTTAA
- the rplN gene encoding 50S ribosomal protein L14, producing MVQQESRLRVADNTGAKQVLVIRVLGGTNRRYASVGDKVVVSVKEATPNGNIKKGAVSTAVVVRTSKEVRRPDGSYIRFDDNACVLLNPTGEMRGTRVFGPVAKELRENQFMKIVSLAPEVL from the coding sequence ATGGTACAACAAGAATCAAGATTAAGAGTAGCAGATAACACTGGTGCTAAGCAAGTTTTAGTTATTCGTGTCCTTGGTGGTACGAATAGGCGATATGCTTCTGTTGGCGATAAAGTTGTAGTCAGCGTTAAAGAAGCAACTCCCAATGGTAATATTAAAAAAGGTGCTGTTTCTACAGCCGTGGTTGTTAGAACAAGTAAAGAGGTAAGACGTCCAGATGGATCTTACATCCGCTTCGACGACAATGCCTGCGTTTTATTAAACCCTACAGGAGAGATGAGAGGAACACGTGTATTTGGTCCAGTTGCCAAAGAACTTCGTGAGAATCAGTTTATGAAAATTGTTTCACTTGCACCAGAGGTGCTTTAA